One window from the genome of Actinomycetota bacterium encodes:
- a CDS encoding AURKAIP1/COX24 domain-containing protein: MGSLIKKRRKKIKKHKHKKLRKSMRRKKRK; the protein is encoded by the coding sequence ATGGGTTCTTTAATTAAGAAAAGAAGAAAGAAAATAAAAAAACATAAACATAAAAAACTAAGAAAATCAATGAGACGCAAAAAGCGTAAATAG
- a CDS encoding acetyl-CoA decarbonylase/synthase complex subunit gamma, producing MAISGLDIFKLLPKTNCRDCGFPTCLAFAMQLAAKKIELSKCPHVTEEAKKALEDAARPPIMPVTIGTGDFSFTIGAETVLYRHEKRFEHRPSFAYFISDSMEDSQVDDILSRIKTQKWERVGELLQPNSIYLKSEENDISKYVKLVEKIASSTKLSLILINEDIEAIKQALQFCSDRKPLIGSATKDNINDFISLAKSDSYPLLIKGESIEDLISLTTKASDEGLKEIVLDSTPKNLKQAFNHQIYIRRAALERKNQALGYPTIIFPFKLTDDAIKEAVIASIFVAKYAGIIVMKNVEPESLYPLLVLAQNIYTDPQRPMSVEEKIYPIGDPDEKSPVLITTNFSLTYFLVSGEVEGSKVPSWLLIMDTEGQSVLTSWAAGKFIAEGIAKFVKKSGIEEKVSHKNIIIPGYVAQLSGELEDESGWKVTVGPREAADIPKFLQNYKI from the coding sequence ATGGCTATTTCAGGACTTGATATATTTAAGTTATTACCAAAAACAAATTGCAGGGATTGTGGTTTCCCTACATGTCTTGCATTTGCAATGCAACTTGCAGCAAAAAAGATTGAATTGAGTAAATGTCCTCATGTAACTGAAGAAGCCAAAAAGGCTCTTGAGGATGCTGCCAGACCTCCAATTATGCCTGTAACTATAGGAACTGGAGATTTCTCTTTCACAATTGGAGCAGAAACTGTTCTTTACAGACATGAGAAGAGATTTGAACATCGTCCATCTTTTGCTTATTTTATTTCCGATAGCATGGAAGATAGTCAAGTGGATGATATACTGAGCAGGATTAAAACACAAAAATGGGAAAGAGTAGGAGAGTTACTCCAGCCAAATTCAATTTATTTAAAATCTGAGGAAAATGATATTTCAAAATATGTTAAGTTGGTTGAAAAAATTGCTTCGAGTACAAAACTTTCACTAATTTTGATAAATGAGGATATAGAGGCTATCAAGCAAGCTCTCCAGTTCTGTTCTGATAGAAAGCCATTAATAGGGTCTGCAACTAAAGATAATATTAATGATTTTATTTCATTGGCTAAATCAGATTCTTACCCATTACTTATAAAGGGCGAAAGTATTGAGGATTTAATATCATTAACAACAAAAGCTTCTGATGAAGGTCTTAAGGAGATTGTGCTGGATTCTACTCCTAAAAATTTAAAGCAAGCCTTTAATCACCAAATCTATATTAGAAGAGCAGCCTTAGAAAGGAAAAACCAAGCATTGGGATATCCAACAATAATTTTTCCATTTAAGTTAACAGATGATGCTATAAAAGAGGCAGTAATTGCATCAATTTTTGTTGCAAAATATGCAGGAATTATTGTAATGAAAAATGTTGAACCAGAAAGTCTATATCCTCTTCTTGTATTAGCTCAGAATATATACACTGATCCCCAACGTCCTATGAGTGTTGAAGAAAAGATATATCCAATAGGAGATCCTGATGAAAAATCACCAGTATTAATAACAACTAACTTCTCGCTCACATATTTTCTTGTTTCTGGAGAAGTTGAGGGAAGTAAAGTGCCATCATGGCTCTTAATTATGGATACCGAAGGTCAATCTGTATTAACATCCTGGGCAGCTGGGAAATTTATTGCAGAGGGGATAGCAAAATTTGTTAAAAAGTCGGGAATTGAAGAAAAAGTTTCACATAAAAATATAATTATTCCTGGATATGTAGCTCAACTTAGTGGTGAATTAGAGGATGAATCCGGTTGGAAGGTTACAGTAGGTCCAAGAGAAGCAGCAGATATACCAAAATTCCTCCAAAATTATAAAATTTAG
- a CDS encoding DUF4445 domain-containing protein: MSKKVSEKRYKVTFLPENKSIYIFKGETIFDASMNAGIFLDSECGGVGTCGRCKVILKSGQVEKVQSELLSSEDKERGYVLACQTYPKSDLIVEVIVIEIEEASIQEGLLVKDTMKLEPTEKVLAGIKRLDIRDVKILPRVVKRLMTVEPPLIGRSSSDKYRLEIALKQQLGLEDCFIPLEILKKLPGTLRKGKWTITVTLDEISKDLIDIEPGNTTRESYGLALDVGTTTVVVYLVNLNNGKILASASEYNKQIRAGEDVISRIVYSLKGAGLEVLQGLIVETINELVFEVCKRAGVNPEKIHSIVCAGNTIMLHFLHGVSPKYLREEPYVPVANIFPPVSSKEIFLEHTPKAIVRCAPSVASYVGGDIAAGLLVSKLAEQEKLTLFLDIGTNGELVIGNSQWMVSTSCSAGPAFEGGGVKDGMRAIRGAIEVVKIDPKTLKSYIKVIGGLKPKGICGSAMIDLLGQLYITGIINRKGKFNTDLNSPYIVIDKVNPYYIIAKAEETATKKDIVISEIDIDNLIRAKGAIYAGITTLLEEVGLTKDNLEQIFIAGGFGHFINVKNAIIIGMLPDLPEEIFTFLGNTSVAGAYLALINRDKYKEMEKISRNITYIELFNNNKFYERYIASLFLPYTHIEEFPSVKKMLIERGVFI, from the coding sequence ATGTCTAAAAAGGTCTCTGAAAAAAGATATAAGGTAACTTTTTTACCGGAGAATAAATCTATATATATATTTAAAGGTGAAACCATTTTTGATGCTTCTATGAATGCGGGAATTTTTCTTGATTCTGAATGTGGGGGAGTGGGAACATGTGGAAGGTGTAAGGTAATTTTAAAATCTGGACAGGTAGAGAAAGTTCAGAGCGAACTTCTAAGTTCTGAGGATAAGGAGAGAGGATATGTTTTGGCATGTCAGACATATCCTAAAAGTGATTTAATTGTTGAAGTTATAGTTATAGAAATTGAGGAAGCATCGATTCAGGAAGGTCTTTTAGTAAAGGATACAATGAAATTGGAACCAACTGAGAAAGTATTAGCGGGGATAAAAAGATTAGATATTAGAGATGTTAAAATTCTTCCAAGAGTTGTAAAAAGGTTAATGACTGTAGAACCTCCTTTAATTGGTAGGAGTAGTTCTGATAAATATAGATTAGAGATAGCACTAAAGCAACAATTAGGTTTAGAAGATTGCTTTATTCCTTTAGAAATTCTTAAGAAATTACCTGGTACATTAAGAAAAGGAAAATGGACGATAACTGTTACCTTAGACGAGATTTCAAAGGATTTAATTGATATAGAACCCGGAAATACTACCAGAGAGAGTTATGGATTGGCTTTGGATGTTGGAACTACTACAGTAGTAGTATATTTAGTTAATCTAAATAATGGAAAAATTCTTGCTAGTGCATCTGAGTATAATAAGCAGATAAGAGCTGGGGAGGATGTAATATCAAGGATTGTCTACTCATTAAAAGGTGCTGGATTGGAGGTTTTACAAGGATTAATTGTTGAAACTATCAATGAATTAGTATTTGAAGTTTGTAAAAGAGCAGGAGTAAATCCAGAAAAGATACACTCAATTGTTTGTGCAGGAAATACAATTATGTTGCATTTTTTGCATGGAGTGTCACCTAAATATTTGAGGGAGGAGCCATATGTACCTGTAGCAAATATATTTCCACCAGTTAGTTCAAAAGAAATATTTTTAGAACATACACCTAAAGCAATTGTAAGATGTGCTCCTTCAGTAGCAAGTTATGTTGGTGGAGATATAGCTGCTGGATTGCTTGTTTCAAAATTAGCTGAACAGGAAAAATTAACATTATTTTTGGATATAGGTACAAATGGTGAGTTAGTAATTGGTAATTCACAATGGATGGTATCTACATCTTGTTCAGCAGGTCCAGCTTTTGAAGGTGGAGGAGTTAAAGATGGAATGAGAGCGATTAGAGGTGCAATTGAAGTTGTTAAAATAGATCCAAAAACCTTAAAATCATATATTAAGGTAATAGGTGGGTTGAAGCCCAAGGGAATTTGTGGATCAGCAATGATAGACTTACTGGGTCAACTTTACATAACTGGAATTATAAATAGGAAAGGAAAATTTAACACAGATTTAAATTCACCTTATATCGTAATTGATAAGGTAAATCCGTACTATATTATAGCTAAAGCTGAGGAAACCGCCACAAAAAAGGATATAGTTATTTCAGAAATTGACATTGATAACTTAATAAGAGCAAAAGGTGCTATTTATGCTGGTATAACAACCCTTTTAGAAGAGGTAGGACTTACAAAAGACAATTTGGAACAGATTTTTATTGCAGGTGGATTTGGTCATTTTATCAATGTTAAAAATGCGATAATTATTGGTATGCTTCCAGACCTTCCCGAGGAAATATTTACATTTTTAGGAAATACATCAGTCGCTGGAGCTTATTTAGCTTTAATTAATAGAGACAAATACAAAGAGATGGAAAAAATCTCAAGGAATATAACTTATATAGAATTGTTTAATAACAATAAATTTTATGAAAGATATATTGCATCATTATTTCTTCCTTACACCCACATTGAAGAATTCCCATCAGTGAAAAAGATGCTAATAGAAAGGGGAGTATTTATATAA
- a CDS encoding formate--tetrahydrofolate ligase produces the protein MKGKVITLKSDLKIAQEAPIKPISEIAEIIGLTEDDLELYGKYKAKVTLDILERNKDKPNGKYIDVTCITPTPLGEGKTVTTIGLSQALNKIGKKAITCIRQPSLGPVFGIKGGAAGGGYSQVIPMEDFNLHLTGDVHAVGIAHNLLAAFMDTSILKGNKLNINPFSITLNRVVDISDRAMRKIVIGLGGRANGVPRETGYDITVASEVMAILALTNGLFDLRERLGRMVIGSNYDGEPVTAEDLKCAGAMTVLLKDAIKPNLLQTLEHTPCFVHTGPFANIAHGNSSVLADLMAIKLGDYVVTESGFGADCGAEKFMNIKCRVSGLIPDAVVIVTTVRAMKMHGGAFTFRPGAKPPTAEIEKPNPDAVAKGCENLVKQIENVLIHGVPAVVCVNKFDSDTDEEIEIIKEKALAAGAEDAVLSNVWRYGGKGGEDLARAVVKAAEKPNNFKFLYPLDISIKEKIETIATKIYGAAGVDYAPLANRKIDLYTKQGFDKLPLCMAKTHLSLSHDPKLLGRPTGYILPIRDINASVGSGFLYPLCGEMRTMPGLPSIPAGTKVDIDEDGNTVGLF, from the coding sequence ATGAAAGGAAAGGTGATAACTTTGAAAAGTGATTTAAAGATTGCTCAGGAAGCCCCAATCAAACCTATAAGTGAAATTGCAGAGATTATTGGGCTGACAGAGGATGACCTGGAGTTATATGGTAAGTATAAAGCCAAGGTAACCTTAGATATTTTAGAGCGAAATAAGGATAAACCAAACGGAAAATATATTGATGTAACATGCATAACACCAACTCCATTAGGTGAGGGTAAAACCGTAACTACAATTGGTCTTTCTCAAGCTCTAAACAAAATTGGTAAAAAGGCAATTACCTGTATAAGGCAACCATCATTAGGACCAGTTTTTGGAATAAAGGGAGGAGCAGCCGGGGGAGGATATTCACAGGTAATTCCAATGGAGGATTTTAATCTTCATTTGACTGGAGATGTTCATGCTGTAGGAATTGCACACAATTTACTTGCTGCATTCATGGATACTTCTATTTTAAAAGGAAACAAACTTAATATTAATCCATTTTCTATCACTCTAAACAGAGTAGTTGATATAAGCGATAGAGCAATGAGAAAAATAGTAATAGGTCTTGGTGGAAGAGCTAATGGAGTTCCACGAGAAACTGGGTATGATATCACAGTTGCATCAGAAGTAATGGCTATTTTAGCCCTGACTAATGGCTTATTTGATTTAAGGGAAAGACTCGGTAGAATGGTAATTGGTTCAAATTATGATGGTGAACCTGTTACAGCAGAGGATTTAAAGTGTGCTGGTGCAATGACAGTATTGCTTAAGGATGCAATAAAACCTAACTTACTTCAAACACTTGAGCACACTCCATGTTTTGTTCATACTGGACCTTTTGCAAATATTGCTCATGGAAATAGCTCAGTATTGGCTGATCTTATGGCTATAAAATTGGGGGATTATGTGGTCACAGAAAGTGGATTTGGCGCGGATTGTGGTGCTGAGAAATTTATGAATATTAAGTGTAGAGTAAGTGGATTAATACCAGATGCTGTAGTTATAGTTACAACAGTAAGAGCAATGAAAATGCATGGTGGAGCATTTACATTTCGTCCCGGAGCAAAACCACCCACTGCTGAAATTGAAAAGCCAAATCCTGATGCAGTTGCAAAAGGTTGTGAGAATCTCGTGAAGCAGATTGAAAATGTCTTGATACATGGGGTACCAGCAGTAGTTTGTGTAAATAAGTTTGACAGCGATACTGATGAAGAAATAGAAATTATAAAAGAAAAAGCCCTGGCAGCAGGTGCAGAGGATGCTGTTTTAAGTAATGTTTGGAGATATGGCGGAAAAGGTGGAGAGGATTTAGCAAGAGCAGTTGTTAAGGCAGCTGAAAAACCAAATAATTTCAAATTCTTGTATCCACTGGATATTTCAATAAAGGAAAAAATAGAAACGATAGCAACAAAGATTTATGGTGCAGCAGGAGTTGATTACGCACCACTTGCCAATAGAAAAATTGATCTATATACAAAACAAGGTTTTGATAAATTACCTTTATGTATGGCAAAAACTCATCTTTCACTTTCCCATGACCCTAAACTTTTAGGAAGAC
- a CDS encoding acetyl-CoA decarbonylase/synthase complex subunit delta, translating to MTFEIPIKSGASRINEVIIGTEPAQVKIGGQNCLPFHNFEGEIPNKPIIAFEVYDVKPENWPNWLTKYYEDVFHDPILWAKKCVDDYNAEAINLNLTSADPGGLDADPIKVAETTKKIRGEIAVPLIVYGCGNLEKDSVLLKKVFEINAETNLLAGAAEEDNYKPIAAAALGFNNNVITLSPVDINLAKQLNILVTQLGVKPGCIVMDPVCSAIGYGIEYAYSINERLRIAALYQGDKAVSNPIINTVGREVWKIKENRLSKEEAPEWGDEESRGIIWEASTAMSLFLAGSDIITMRHPKAVTIVKEVIKELLGGEVK from the coding sequence TTGACATTTGAGATTCCTATTAAATCTGGTGCTTCAAGAATAAACGAAGTTATAATTGGAACTGAACCTGCTCAGGTAAAAATTGGTGGTCAAAACTGTTTGCCTTTTCATAACTTCGAAGGAGAGATTCCCAATAAACCGATTATAGCTTTTGAGGTTTATGATGTTAAACCAGAAAATTGGCCAAATTGGCTTACAAAATATTATGAAGATGTATTTCATGACCCAATTTTGTGGGCTAAGAAATGTGTTGATGATTACAATGCGGAAGCAATCAATCTAAACTTAACCAGTGCTGATCCAGGTGGATTGGATGCAGACCCAATAAAGGTTGCTGAAACTACAAAGAAAATAAGGGGTGAGATAGCAGTTCCATTAATAGTTTATGGTTGTGGAAATCTTGAGAAAGATTCAGTACTTCTTAAAAAAGTATTTGAAATTAATGCTGAAACTAATCTTTTAGCAGGTGCTGCGGAGGAAGACAATTACAAGCCAATAGCTGCAGCAGCATTAGGATTTAATAATAATGTAATTACTCTATCTCCTGTAGATATAAATTTAGCAAAACAGTTAAATATCCTGGTCACCCAATTAGGTGTAAAACCTGGATGCATTGTCATGGATCCAGTTTGTAGTGCTATAGGGTATGGAATTGAATATGCATATAGTATAAATGAAAGACTTAGAATAGCAGCATTATATCAGGGAGATAAAGCTGTTTCTAATCCGATAATAAATACAGTGGGTAGAGAAGTTTGGAAGATAAAAGAAAATAGACTGTCTAAAGAAGAAGCCCCTGAATGGGGGGATGAAGAATCAAGAGGTATCATATGGGAAGCTTCTACTGCTATGAGTCTCTTTCTTGCTGGTTCAGATATTATTACAATGAGACATCCAAAGGCTGTGACAATTGTAAAAGAAGTGATAAAGGAACTTCTTGGTGGGGAGGTGAAATAA
- a CDS encoding AAA family ATPase: protein MSHTIAISGKGGTGKTTISALIIKYLIEKKHIPVLAVDADPNSNLYYYLGVEKEDTIGNLREEVLKEAKSGKIPAGISKETVFELKFQRSIVENKGFDLLTMGRPEGPGCYCYANIVLRRYVDELSKNYKFIVIDNEAGMEHLSRRTTQNIEDLLIISDPTPIGIITAGRIRNLVYELELNVNNIYLVLNRINLLSNEATKELIKKQNLNLLGTIAEDKILNEYSFNEKSILELPSDSASFLSINAIIEKLGLTQI from the coding sequence ATGAGTCATACAATTGCTATCTCAGGTAAAGGTGGAACAGGAAAAACAACTATTTCCGCTTTAATAATAAAATATCTGATAGAAAAAAAACATATACCAGTGCTTGCTGTTGATGCTGATCCAAACTCGAACCTTTACTATTATTTAGGAGTTGAAAAAGAGGATACCATAGGTAATTTGAGGGAGGAGGTATTAAAAGAAGCCAAATCAGGGAAAATACCTGCTGGCATCTCCAAAGAAACAGTATTTGAACTGAAATTTCAAAGATCTATTGTTGAAAATAAGGGATTTGATTTATTAACAATGGGTAGACCAGAGGGACCGGGTTGTTATTGTTATGCAAATATTGTTTTGCGAAGATATGTAGATGAGCTATCAAAAAATTATAAATTTATTGTAATAGATAATGAAGCTGGAATGGAACATTTAAGTAGGAGAACCACACAAAATATTGAAGATCTGCTTATTATATCTGATCCTACACCAATAGGAATAATTACTGCAGGGAGAATAAGAAATTTGGTTTATGAGCTTGAACTAAATGTGAACAATATTTATTTAGTACTAAATAGAATTAATTTGCTATCAAATGAAGCAACTAAAGAACTAATAAAAAAACAAAATTTAAATCTTCTGGGTACAATTGCAGAAGACAAGATTTTAAATGAATATAGTTTTAATGAAAAATCCATTTTAGAGCTCCCATCAGATTCAGCATCATTTTTGTCAATAAATGCTATAATTGAAAAGTTGGGGCTAACTCAAATTTAA